Within Azoarcus sp. DD4, the genomic segment AACGCCAAGGCCGTGATGCAGTCCTGGGCCGACGCCGAGTGGTTCACCAGCCGCCCGGAAGTGCCGGCTTCGCAGAAGCTGACGGTGTTCAAGGTCACCGGCGAAACCAACACCGACGACCTCTCGCCGGCGCCGGACGCCTGGTCGCGTCCCGACATCCCGCTGCACGCGCTGGCGATGCTGAAGAACGCGCGTCCGGGTATCACCCCGGAAGAGCCGGGCGTGCGCGGCCCGGTCAAGTTCCTCGAAGAACTCAAGGCCAAGGGCAACCTGGTCGCCTACGTCGGCGACGTGGTCGGCACCGGCTCCTCGCGCAAGTCCGCCACCAACTCGGTGCTGTGGTTCACCGGCGAAGACATCCCCTTCGTGCCGAACAAGCGTTTCGGCGGCGTGTGCCTGGGCTCCAAGATCGCCCCGATCTTCTTCAATACCATGGAAGACGCCGGCGCGCTGCCGATCGAGATCGACGCCGGCCAGATGGACATGGGCGACGAGATCGAGCTCAAGGTCGATGCCGCCACCGGCAAGGTCACCGCGCTCAAGAATGGCGCCGTGATCGCCGAATCGCAGCTCAAGACCCTGGTCATCCTCGACGAAGTGCGCGCCGGTGGCCGCATTCCGCTGATCATCGGCCGTGGTCTTACCACCAAGGCGCGCGAAGCGCTGGGCCTGCCGCCCTCCACCCTGTTCCGCCTGCCGCAGGCGCCCGCCGATTCCGGCAAGGGCTTCTCGCTGGCACAGAAGATGGTTGGCCGTGCCTGCGGACTGCCGCTCATTGGCGGAAATCAGCAGGGCATCCGCCCGGGCACCTACTGCGAACCGAAGATGACCACCGTCGGCTCGCAGGACACCACCGGCCCGATGACCCGCGACGAACTCAAGGATCTGGCCTGCCTCGGTTTCTCCGCCGATCTGGTGATGCAGTCCTTCTGCCACACCGCGGCCTACCCGAAGCTGGTCGACGTCAAGATGCACCGCGAGCTGCCGAGCTTCATCAGCACCCGCGGCGGCGTCGCGCTGCGTCCGGGCGACGGCGTGATCCACTCCTGGCTCAACCGCCTGCTGCTGCCGGATACCGTCGGCACCGGCGGCGACAGCCACACCCGCTTCCCGATCGGCATCTCCTTCCCGGCCGGTTCCGGTCTGGTCGCCTTTGCCGCCGCCACCGGCGTGATGCCGCTGGACATGCCGGAATCGGTGCTGGTGCGCTTCAAGGGCACCATGCAGCCGGGCGTCACCCTGCGTGACCTGGTCAACGCGATCCCGCTGTACGCGATCAAGCAGGGTCTGCTGACCGTCGAGAAAAAGGGCAAGAAGAACATCTTCTCCGGCCGCATCCTCGAAATCGAAGGCCTGCCGGATCTGAAGGTCGAACAGGCCTTCGAACTGACCGACGCCTCGGCCGAGCGCTCCGCCGCCGGTTGTACGGTCCACCTCAACAAGGCGCCGATCGTCGAGTACATGAACTCGAACATCACCCTGATGAAGTGGATGATCGCCAACGGCTACCAGGATGCCCGCACCCTCAAGCGTCGCATCAAGGCCATGGAAGACTGGATCGCCAACGGCGAACTGCTGTCGGGCGATGCCGACGCCGAGTACGCCGCGGTCATCGAGATCGATCTGGCCGACATCAAGGAGCCGATCGTCGCCTGCCCGAACGACCCGGACGACGTCAAGCTGCTGTCCGAAGTCGCGGGCGACAAGATCGACGAAGTCTTCATCGGTTCGTGCATGACCAACATCGGTCACTTCCGCGCGGCCGGCAAGGTGCTGGACGGCAAGTCCGACATCCCGACCCGACTGTGGATCGCCCCGCCCACCAAGATGGACGCGATGATCCTCAACGAGGAAGGCTACTACGGCGTGCTCGGCAAGTCCGGCGCCCGCATGGAGATGCCGGGCTGCTCGCTGTGCATGGGCAACCAGGCGCAGATCCGCAAGGGCAGCACCGCGATGTCGACCTCGACGCGCAACTTCCCGAACCGTCTCGGCATCGACACCCGCGTGTATCTGGGTTCGGCCGAACTGTCCGCGGTGTGCGCGCTGATGGGCAAGATCCCGACCGTCGAGGAGTATCTGGCCCAGGTGGAAGTGGTCAACAAGAAGGCTGCCGACATCTACCGCTACATGAACTTCGACCAGATCGAAGAGTTCAAGAGCGTCGCCGATACCGTCGAGGTCTGAGCTTCAAGGTTTGAGGTAGGGAGACTGGAGCAGGGCGCCCCAAGAGCGTCCGCCCATCGATGAGGAACGCCCCTGTCCGGGTTGCCGGCAGGGGCGTTTGTTTTTTTCGCGTCGTTCGCAGCGCGGATCATTGCCGCGGCGGTCTGTCATCGGCCGATGCCCGGCGGTGGACGGCGACGGGCTTGAAAGTGAGAAGAATTTGCAAGCGGACGTACTTTGCCGTCGTCGGATGGAGTATCGGGAGCTATTCTCCAGTTAGGCGGAGTGGTGTTCGGCAAGGGGCGCGGCCATGAGCGAGTCGAGAAAGGGCG encodes:
- the acnB gene encoding bifunctional aconitate hydratase 2/2-methylisocitrate dehydratase, with the protein product MLEAYRAHVAERAALGIPPLPLTKQQTAELVELLKNPPAGEEAFLVELLTHRVPAGVDDAAKVKAEFLAKVAKGEESCGLVSRAKATELLGTMLGGFNIKPLIDLLADAEVGTVAATGLKSTLLMFDYFHDVKELAAAGNANAKAVMQSWADAEWFTSRPEVPASQKLTVFKVTGETNTDDLSPAPDAWSRPDIPLHALAMLKNARPGITPEEPGVRGPVKFLEELKAKGNLVAYVGDVVGTGSSRKSATNSVLWFTGEDIPFVPNKRFGGVCLGSKIAPIFFNTMEDAGALPIEIDAGQMDMGDEIELKVDAATGKVTALKNGAVIAESQLKTLVILDEVRAGGRIPLIIGRGLTTKAREALGLPPSTLFRLPQAPADSGKGFSLAQKMVGRACGLPLIGGNQQGIRPGTYCEPKMTTVGSQDTTGPMTRDELKDLACLGFSADLVMQSFCHTAAYPKLVDVKMHRELPSFISTRGGVALRPGDGVIHSWLNRLLLPDTVGTGGDSHTRFPIGISFPAGSGLVAFAAATGVMPLDMPESVLVRFKGTMQPGVTLRDLVNAIPLYAIKQGLLTVEKKGKKNIFSGRILEIEGLPDLKVEQAFELTDASAERSAAGCTVHLNKAPIVEYMNSNITLMKWMIANGYQDARTLKRRIKAMEDWIANGELLSGDADAEYAAVIEIDLADIKEPIVACPNDPDDVKLLSEVAGDKIDEVFIGSCMTNIGHFRAAGKVLDGKSDIPTRLWIAPPTKMDAMILNEEGYYGVLGKSGARMEMPGCSLCMGNQAQIRKGSTAMSTSTRNFPNRLGIDTRVYLGSAELSAVCALMGKIPTVEEYLAQVEVVNKKAADIYRYMNFDQIEEFKSVADTVEV